The window ACCTCATGCAGGGTTAGTGGATTCCCTTCAATAAAGGTGGAATAGTGAGTACTTTTAATTTTAGCTCTTTCTTTCAGCTTTTCCGAGATATGCAACGGCAAGGTTTTGCTGGTTACGAGGCCGCGAAAATATTCAATTTTAGAAAGCAGGTTTACTAATTCATTGGTAAAATCGTACCGGGGTTGATAGGCCATTCAATATCACCTCAAGTTAATTTTACCAAATCCCTTTAACTTCCGCAAATAATTTCTATTATTTAATTAAACTAATTCATTCCTTTATATCTACCTTTTTTAAGATCAAATTTATATGCTCATCTATCATAACTACAGTCCCTTTTCTTCACTAAACCTTCTTTCTCCACAGCCAATCAAGGTGACGGAAAAGTCAGGAGGGCCCGCAGGTTCTTCCGGTATCCAATGAATTTCTTACGAAACGTAAGAAATTCATTACCGTTTGTCCTCGTTTAATAAGTTAACTGAAGCTCTTGATTCGGTATAGGCCAGGGGTTAATGGTAACCGTGGCGGAGTCCCTGGCGCTTTGGCCCTTGCTGCTGGTGGCGTCGGCCTTGATTGTCACGGTCACCGGTTTTCCCCATAATCCCGTGGCTGGATAGGTGTATTTAAAGGTGTGGGGGTTTTTTCCCCACCCCGCACTGAAGACTTTTTGATCGGTCTTTTTTACCGGGTCGATCTTCTGGTAGCCGTTATTCCAATACTGGTAGCCCACGCTTGTATCGGCCGTTTGGCCGCTTGCGCTCATGTTCATGGTGATGGTGGGCGGTGGCGGCGGGTCTTTTTCGCCATCGGCAGGCGGCGGCGGGGGCGGGTAGTCGGTGGTCACGGTGATGGTATAGGACCATTGTTTAAATGCATCCACTTTAGACGGTGCACTGATACTTATCTTTAGGCTGGATGACTCTTTATCCGGGGGAATGACCACCGCCAGGGGGTTGACGGTACAACTGTCCCGGTTATCGTCGTAGCTCCGTTCGTCGGAGGGTCTATCCCGGTCCGGGTTGATTTCTACGGTTACGATGGCTGCATCACCCGGCATGGTAAAGGTCAGGGTGTCATCCAGGGATCCGATCAGGTCATAGTTGGAAATATCTTTCATGATCACGCCGTTGACTTTCCACACCAGGCGGGTGGTGAGCAGTTCCCCGGTATCGTTATGGATTCTTGCCTTCACCGAGGCGGTCCCGCCAATCTGGGCTTCTTTGGTGTAGTCGATGATCTCCACCCAAAGGTTGTCCGTGGTTATCCAGGCTTCGTCCCGGTTGTTGGACCAGTCTTGGTCTTGATCAATATCTACCGGGTTGATGCGGGCCAGGATTTTGCTCGGCTGATCCTGTACGGTGAAGGTATACCGGTAGGTTTTGCTTTCCCCGGGCTGAAAGGTGAGAAATCCATCCGGGTCCGGGGTGTCTTGCGGTTCAAGTGGTTCCAGGGTGATGGGGTATTCGACCCCGCTGACCACATGATGCAGCCGCAGCCAGGCTTTTTCCGGCTGGGGATGGTCCGGGTTGAGGGTATAGGTCACGGTGGAGGTGATTTTGTCTCCCGGTTCAACATTTTTGAACCGGTCCACTTCCAGGCTGACGGAAAAGTCAGGTATTTCGGTTTTTAATAAGGATAATGGGGGCAATGGAATGGTCAGGTAGCGCATCTGGCCTCCCACCAAACGAAACAGCCGTCCCATTCCGAATGTATATTCAGTGGGCGGCTGTAAAACGTGTACATATTGTTGCCATTGTTTTCCGTCTCGTTGGAACCGGATGTAGGGGTTGTAGTCCTTTAGGTTTTCAAAGCCCAGGTTAATGGATTCTAACAAATCCGGGTCGTTGTTGAAGGGGTTTTTAGGATCTAATGGCGGTTCCTTCATTGTATTAGTGACAAACTTTTGCACAGCAGGATTTCTCCATGGCCTTAAAATCCAATTTGAACTATTGATATTAACAATGTCCGTGGTGTCGTTTCTAAAAAAGGTGTTCGTGTATTTTTCGCCATTCATAGTGTAGCCATGATAGCGATACTGCTTGGTTATAGGATCAAAATCATTACTGCCGGGCGAAGCTTCCTGGGGGGCTCCATAGCTGAAAAGACTATTCTTTGACCAGTTTGCCTCGTTGATTGGTTTACCATCGGTGTTTTGAGAGAAGAAATAAGCAGCGCCGTCATTTTTAGCCCGAATGTCCTCATTGGCTTTATCCAATGCTTCTATAATATTGGCCGGTTTTGCTATTGCAGAACCGGCCATACTAAATACAAATATTATTGTGAAAAGCAAGCTTATTTTACGCATTAATAAGCCCCCTTACTCCAAATAGTAATACTGGTTCGAGTACCACCATAGCTAGAAATAACCCATATAGTTTCGCCATTGGGTCCGGTAAATTTCTTGTCAAGAGCTGCGAGCTGTTGTGTTTTTGTCCTGGCCACGTCCACCACTTGTTTAGCAAACTCACTTCCGAACTTACTGGCCAAAATTTCTTCTGCTTCATCACACTGGGCCTGAACATCCCGGTTGGGAACGATGATAGCAAGATTTATTTCAACCTTATTTTCCTTATCATCATCGATTAAAATCTCAGTCTCGGGTTTCACAGGTACCGTAAAGCCGTTCAGGTTGTATGTCTCGCCTTGCTGCGGCTGCTGCTCCTGCAGATACTGCTTCACTGCCGAGACATCCGGCTTCTCCGTTCCTTCCGGATAACAGACCACTAAACCGTCAATGAAGTCCACCTGGTAGCCCAGGGCCTCCGCCACAAACCGGGCTGGGAGATAAGTACGGGCGTTTTTCAGTTCCGGCGCCACATCCATGGTCTTGGCCTGGTCGCCGGCCAGCAGTTCTTTCTTTCCGATGGTCAGCTCAGCGGACCGGCTGCCCAGCACCAGCTTTGCCTTGCTGGTCTCCGTATCCCAAAAAATGTTTTCATTGGTGACACCCAGGGCGTTACCCAGGAAGCGCACCGGGACGAAGGTTCTGTCCTGGCTGATGTACGGCGCGGCATCCATTTTCACTCCGGGAGTTTGGCCATCCACAAAGTATTCGCCCCTGCCTTCAATGAAGACCACGCTTTTCACCAGGTTATTATTTTCGTACACGTTGACCTGTTCTTTCTGCTCGGCCAAAGCGCCGGTGGCCAGGGCCAGGGCCAAGCAGCCGGTCAAAAACCCAACTCCAATTTTTTTCATCCAAAATCAGCTCCCTTTTCAATTTTACATCGTCCGGTACCACAGCAGTTAGGACAATCAATTTCATCATCACGAACCGCTTTTTTAATCAGTACACCTTGTTCATGAAGGAAATATTCTATTGTATCCCCGACCGTTAACTGCAGGTAGAACCGTACTTCCGAAGGAACAGTTGTTTGATTTTTAGAAGTAATTGTCGAAGTTATTTTGTCTGCCAAGTAAGTATTCTCCTCTCTATGAGTAAGGAATTTTCCTTACTCATATTTTACTAAACCCTATTTTTTAATGCAAGAGGAGGTTGAATAATATTTAAATAAATAATTCAGTTTTCACTAATATCTTTTTAAGAGATCGTGGTGGCCACAAACCAGAAGGAGCAATGTGTCCCCTGTTTGCTCATAAATGACCCTGATATCCTTATTCGCATAAGCCTCCCATAGAGCAGTACCTTTAATTCGATGAACCTGCAAGGAGGGATGCCGGGGATTACTCTCAAGAAGTTGCAAAGTCTTAATGACTTGCTTTTTTTCCTTTGAATCAAGATGTAAAAATTCTTCTACAAACTTATCCGTTCTTAGTATTTTCGGCATCTTCTAACTCCTTTATCAAATCATCCATACTGCCGTGAGATTTAACACGTCCTTCCTCCAGATCCTTCAGACTCTGTTTTACTTTTTGTTGCCAAGCTTCGGTCCAAAAATAGTCTTGATCCTTATCATGCCAATCTACCGGAGATATGCGTAGCTCTTTCTTTTCTTCATCAATCTCGATTTTAACGTAATCTCCTTCTTTAATTCCCAATTTTTTAGCAGGATTGTTTATGCTGATAATCATTCTTTTTTGTACTTGCTGAATCATCGCTTTGTTTTCCATAACAAAACACCGCCTCGCTGTTTTTACAGTTTTACTGTTTTTCTGTATTCTATCATTATTGGATAGCTATGTCCAGCAGATTAGTCCATTTTATGGAAATATTTTCAAACGACCTCCTTTTTGGTAAATCTTTTTATCCTTATAAAAATACAAAACCGGCTTATTTGCCGGTAATGATGCGCTACAGTTAGCCTTGATCTTCTGCTAAATATGGATTAATGCTAACCAATCCTTCGATGAATCTAAAGTGCTTTTTATTCAGCGTAAACAGAACGGACTCATGGACCAGGGCTGTGGCTGCAATCAGGGCATCCATGGCATTTAACCCATGTGAAGCATGGTAGGTGGATAACAGTTTTCCGGCTGCAGCTGCAATCTTTCGATCTACAGGAATGTGTTCAAAAATCTCCAATAAACTTCTGATCTTTTCATGACGTTCCTCTGAAATTCTAGGGGCCGATAAAAGTTCCATAATGGTAATCGTAGAAACGTATCCTTCATATACGCCGTTTTCAACGTGCCGAAGCTGCTCCTGGGCTTGTGGAAGTCGTTTTAAATGGTCAATGATAATATTGGTGTCAAAAATTACTTTCATCAGACATCAAACCTTCTTCCAGAATCCTTGCGGATCTGATTGACATGTTCCTTAAAATCATAGTCTATATCTGACAAAAGTCCAAAAGTCTGTTCCACAATGCCTTTTTTAATTTTTGCCGGTCTGGTTTTAAGTATGATTCTCCCGTCTTCAACAGAAACGGCCAGGGTATCTCCCTCTTTTATGTTTAGCTTCTTTCTTGCTTCTGCGGGGATTACGATTTGCCCCTTTGAAGATATTTTGACAGTGTACACGGCTTACCTCCTCTTACTCATCTTACATATTCTTATAATATAGTAAATAGAATACACTGTCAAAGGTGAGTTTTTTCATTCCTTATAAGCTACTAATTCTGAAATATCCTCAATGACGATAATTGGTTCATCAGAGGGGATAAAAGAAGATAGGTTTTTCAGAGTTGTAGTCATACATTTTGGCATTAAAACGTGACCTCCTCTCAGAATAGAATTTAACTAGGATGACTTCAATTACTGATATCCTTGGGGTTATTGACTCATATCCCGAAGAAAATCCCCCTATAAAGCAAAAAACCAATCTATATAGATTGGTTTTATATGGTAAATATTTACTTATTGTCTCTTGACATTCGCAAATTATTTTCAGAAAATATAGGTGGAATACCATACTAAGTATACGGCTCGTGTGCCTCGATCTACCGGGGTTTTCCTAGAACCTCTGAAATTGCGCTAACAATTTCAGAGGTTTTCAATTACCCGCGATTAGTTAACGAAACAACGAGGGTTAACAGGAGCTCAGCCGAAAACAGCCTTATTTCTCCCCGTCTCCTTTGCCTGATATAACGCTTGATCCGCCCTTTTAAATACTTTGTCCATCGAATCCCCATTTACAAAAACCGTAGCGCCAAGGCTAATGGTAATGCTTAGTTGTAATTCACCTATTTCAATTGGTTTACTCGCCGCCATAAACCTTACTCTTTCAGCTAGATTAAGAGCTTGGCCTTTGCTGTTGAGTTTATCAGCCACGATAACAAATTCTTCTCCACCATATCTGGCAAGAATATCTCCCGGACGTATTCCCTCCCCTATTCGATGGGCCAGTGTTTTTAGTACCAGGTCCCCGGCATCATGGCCATAATTGTCATTCACCTTTTTAAAGTGATCTATGTCTAAAAAGATTACTCCAAAAGGTTGTCCTCCCTTAATAAGAAATTCAACTTTATCCTCTAAAAATCGTCTGTTATAGACTTGTGTCAACGGGTCCTTGATGGATTGGGTCTTTGCATTATAAAACTTATCCGCCAGTGTTCCCAGCGTTTTCCTTTCTTTTTCAAGTTGGGAAATGATACTTATCTTTAAATGATTCATTCTGTCATTTATTGAAGCAACGTCCTGAAACTGATAGCCTTCATTCCTTGTGGTATCCGGTGATTTGATGGACGCCATCAGGAGCGCACAGTCTTTTAAAAAAAGCTTCTTTAACACCAGCAAAAGAAGTATCTGGAGTAATAACAGCAGGAATCCAATACCAGCAATCCACTTGTTGTCCATAACAAATAGAACGGATGCACTGATTAAAGCTCCAATCCCTAAGAGAGCAAGTAAGTCAAATCCGTGTTTTAACTTCATAATCAGCCACCTTAAGCTAAGGCCTGAAGCTCTTGTTCCCTACGACTCCAAAAATCTCCAAATGCCATTTTAATCTCCGGGCAGAATAGGGCTGCCGGTATACCATTTTTGATGCTTTCCAGGACTTCTTTGGTTCTCTCCGGGATCACTCCGTCGGCCTGTAAACCGGTGGCCTTTTCAGCATCCGAGACCCCTAGATAATCACTATCCACCACCCGGTTCACCAGTAGGCTGAACTTATTAAAGTCCAGGGAATTCTCCATTTTATCTAAGTCAGCCTGCATTTTAGTAAGATGGCTGAAATCAAGATCAGCAACCAGGATTACCTGCGAGGCGGTTTCGATGATTGCCTTTGTGAAGGGCTCCGCCATATTGCGGTATGTGTCGATAATAATTACATCAACTTCGTCACTTTCGTTAAGGGAATTTAGAATTCTAATCATGGACTTAAGACCTAAAAAAGGAGAATCACTAAACGGATCTTTGTTTAGCACATATAAATTAGACAACATCGGGTGCTGATAGGAACAAGTTAATGGATCGTCCGTTTCCATGGCGTCAATGATGCCCTTTTCATCCTGGGAGACATTGAGCCAGGTGTGTGTTGATTGCTGCAGTACCTCACCGTCCACCAGCACCACTCTAAAGCCCATCTGCGCCAGGGTTGTGGCCAAGTTTACCGCAATGAAAGTTTTACCGGTTGAAACGGGCGATACCACCGCTACAACCTTATCATTGACGGTTGTTTTTTTTCGCTTTAAGGCAATTTTTGATACTGAAATGCTTGACGATAGGTTCTTTACCATTTCTGTTCCGGCCCGGGCAAATTTACTAAGGGACCCTTCCCCCCCGTCTTCCTCTTCATCCGGCTCATCATCCGACAAGGAATACTCCTTCTCCGTGGCCCCCGTTGCTTTAAACAGCGTCTGCAGAATGGTGCCAATACTAATTTCCCCTGTCAGCACCTCAACCTGGAGCTCTTTAATCCTTAACAAGGTTATGTCGGTGGAAGGCGTTTGGCCGGCAATGAAAATAATATTCTTGCTTACTTGCCGGACTTGGTACACTACCTCCAGGATGTCGATGTCTCCCGGCAGCAAAGGAGATAAGATCACCATACCGGGTTGGTATCTCTCGGTCATTGGTAATAAGCTTTCCCGGTTGTCAACCATTACCGTATGGCTGGATATTGAAGTGGCTATGGATTCGTTTATTGCTTCATCACCCGTAGCCAGAAGAATCGTATCGGTTGGCGGAGAATCATTAAGGCTGTTTCTACTTTTTAAACTCTGCTGCTTATTTGCCAATTTTGTTTTGATGCGTTTCTGTATTTGCAACTGGTTTTCAACTTGCCGACTTACTTCCTGGCTTACACTTTGTTGTTCCATGGCTGCACGTACCAACGCATTGGGGATATCTTTGGGAACCGCAGGGTTTTTTAATCTTTCTATGATATCCCCTGGCGTAAGTTCATCAAAAACATAGTCAT is drawn from Desulforamulus ruminis DSM 2154 and contains these coding sequences:
- a CDS encoding Athe_2463 domain-containing protein, which produces MRKISLLFTIIFVFSMAGSAIAKPANIIEALDKANEDIRAKNDGAAYFFSQNTDGKPINEANWSKNSLFSYGAPQEASPGSNDFDPITKQYRYHGYTMNGEKYTNTFFRNDTTDIVNINSSNWILRPWRNPAVQKFVTNTMKEPPLDPKNPFNNDPDLLESINLGFENLKDYNPYIRFQRDGKQWQQYVHVLQPPTEYTFGMGRLFRLVGGQMRYLTIPLPPLSLLKTEIPDFSVSLEVDRFKNVEPGDKITSTVTYTLNPDHPQPEKAWLRLHHVVSGVEYPITLEPLEPQDTPDPDGFLTFQPGESKTYRYTFTVQDQPSKILARINPVDIDQDQDWSNNRDEAWITTDNLWVEIIDYTKEAQIGGTASVKARIHNDTGELLTTRLVWKVNGVIMKDISNYDLIGSLDDTLTFTMPGDAAIVTVEINPDRDRPSDERSYDDNRDSCTVNPLAVVIPPDKESSSLKISISAPSKVDAFKQWSYTITVTTDYPPPPPPADGEKDPPPPPTITMNMSASGQTADTSVGYQYWNNGYQKIDPVKKTDQKVFSAGWGKNPHTFKYTYPATGLWGKPVTVTIKADATSSKGQSARDSATVTINPWPIPNQELQLTY
- a CDS encoding stalk domain-containing protein — encoded protein: MKKIGVGFLTGCLALALATGALAEQKEQVNVYENNNLVKSVVFIEGRGEYFVDGQTPGVKMDAAPYISQDRTFVPVRFLGNALGVTNENIFWDTETSKAKLVLGSRSAELTIGKKELLAGDQAKTMDVAPELKNARTYLPARFVAEALGYQVDFIDGLVVCYPEGTEKPDVSAVKQYLQEQQPQQGETYNLNGFTVPVKPETEILIDDDKENKVEINLAIIVPNRDVQAQCDEAEEILASKFGSEFAKQVVDVARTKTQQLAALDKKFTGPNGETIWVISSYGGTRTSITIWSKGAY
- a CDS encoding AbrB/MazE/SpoVT family DNA-binding domain-containing protein, which codes for MADKITSTITSKNQTTVPSEVRFYLQLTVGDTIEYFLHEQGVLIKKAVRDDEIDCPNCCGTGRCKIEKGADFG
- a CDS encoding type II toxin-antitoxin system YafQ family toxin, translated to MPKILRTDKFVEEFLHLDSKEKKQVIKTLQLLESNPRHPSLQVHRIKGTALWEAYANKDIRVIYEQTGDTLLLLVCGHHDLLKRY
- a CDS encoding transcriptional regulator yields the protein MENKAMIQQVQKRMIISINNPAKKLGIKEGDYVKIEIDEEKKELRISPVDWHDKDQDYFWTEAWQQKVKQSLKDLEEGRVKSHGSMDDLIKELEDAENTKNG
- a CDS encoding type II toxin-antitoxin system VapC family toxin, whose product is MKVIFDTNIIIDHLKRLPQAQEQLRHVENGVYEGYVSTITIMELLSAPRISEERHEKIRSLLEIFEHIPVDRKIAAAAGKLLSTYHASHGLNAMDALIAATALVHESVLFTLNKKHFRFIEGLVSINPYLAEDQG
- a CDS encoding AbrB/MazE/SpoVT family DNA-binding domain-containing protein; this encodes MYTVKISSKGQIVIPAEARKKLNIKEGDTLAVSVEDGRIILKTRPAKIKKGIVEQTFGLLSDIDYDFKEHVNQIRKDSGRRFDV
- a CDS encoding GGDEF domain-containing protein, which encodes MKLKHGFDLLALLGIGALISASVLFVMDNKWIAGIGFLLLLLQILLLLVLKKLFLKDCALLMASIKSPDTTRNEGYQFQDVASINDRMNHLKISIISQLEKERKTLGTLADKFYNAKTQSIKDPLTQVYNRRFLEDKVEFLIKGGQPFGVIFLDIDHFKKVNDNYGHDAGDLVLKTLAHRIGEGIRPGDILARYGGEEFVIVADKLNSKGQALNLAERVRFMAASKPIEIGELQLSITISLGATVFVNGDSMDKVFKRADQALYQAKETGRNKAVFG
- a CDS encoding chromosome partitioning ATPase-like protein is translated as MKVLLATGHEELDGVLKEMIPKQGIEVVGTCLNRIVLSEVAKELDADTIILSGLLKGDAEYDLITLVKKLREEGIRVVVLPGSLDMEKTKQLVTSLVPYGVYDYVFDELTPGDIIERLKNPAVPKDIPNALVRAAMEQQSVSQEVSRQVENQLQIQKRIKTKLANKQQSLKSRNSLNDSPPTDTILLATGDEAINESIATSISSHTVMVDNRESLLPMTERYQPGMVILSPLLPGDIDILEVVYQVRQVSKNIIFIAGQTPSTDITLLRIKELQVEVLTGEISIGTILQTLFKATGATEKEYSLSDDEPDEEEDGGEGSLSKFARAGTEMVKNLSSSISVSKIALKRKKTTVNDKVVAVVSPVSTGKTFIAVNLATTLAQMGFRVVLVDGEVLQQSTHTWLNVSQDEKGIIDAMETDDPLTCSYQHPMLSNLYVLNKDPFSDSPFLGLKSMIRILNSLNESDEVDVIIIDTYRNMAEPFTKAIIETASQVILVADLDFSHLTKMQADLDKMENSLDFNKFSLLVNRVVDSDYLGVSDAEKATGLQADGVIPERTKEVLESIKNGIPAALFCPEIKMAFGDFWSRREQELQALA